The following DNA comes from Enterocloster bolteae.
CAGCGGCTTACCAGGGTCTGCAGGCTGTTTATGACAGCAGCAGCCATGACAATGGCATCCACTCCCGTATCAGGATAGGCGCCGTGGCAGCTCTTTCCGTGGACCTTTATGTGAATCTCATCGGAGGAGGCATTTAAATCCCCGTAGCGGATTTCAATTTCTCCTGTTTCGTGGGTAGGCATTACATGGAGGCCGGTTACGTAGTCCACATGGGGGGATTCCATGCAGCCTGCCTCCACCATGGGAAGGGCGCCTCCCGTGGTCTCCTCCGCGGGCTGGAAAAAGAACTTCACACACCCGGACCATTCACTCCGGGATTCCATCAATATGCGGGCCGTGCCAAGGGCAATGGCCACATGGGCGTCATGGCCGCAGGCATGCATATGGCCGGGATGCAGGGAGCAGAAGGGACGGGCAATATCCTCTGTCAGAGGCAGGGCGTCCATGTCGGCCCGAAGCGCCACCGTATTGCCGGAGCCGGGCTTCTCTCCCTGGATCATGGCCACGATTCCCGTGCCCGCCACAGGGAATTCGTAGGAAATGCCCCACTCATCCAGAAGGCCGCAGATATAGGCGCTGGTCCAGTGCTCCTTAAAACCCGGTTCGGGATGCTGGTGCAGTTCCCTGCGGATCCGTACCAGCTGGGGATATAATTCTTCTGTCCGTTGTTTTATATTCATGGTGTCATCCTTTCTGCAGAGCTGTATCCGGTCCCGGAATCATTTCCCCTCACATAGATCCTGGGGGGCCGTCTGGTGAGCCGGGCCACGATTTCGTTTTTATTGGTGCCTGCCAGACGGCTGACCGCGTCGATGTCCAGCGTGTTTCCGCTGCCGTCCCCGTATATGATGACCTGGTCCCCTATCTGTGCCTCCGGCACATCGGTCAGGTCAATCATGCACTGGTCCATGCATATGACTCCGATCACCGGGACCTGTTTTCCCCTGAGGGTGACCATGGCCTTGCCACGCAGGTTCCGGGGATAGCCGTCCGCGTAGCCAAAGGGCAGGGCAGCCACCCTGGTGTCCTGCGGCGCGGTCCACAGGTAATCGTAGCTTACCCCCTGGCCTTTCAGAACAGGAGTGATGTGGCTGATACGGGTTTTAAAGGTCAGGGCCTGGCGGATGTCAAGCTGTCCCTTGTGAAAGCCCTTTAACCCGTATACAATGGCTCCGGCCCGTATCATGTCCAGCCTGTATTCCGGAAAATCAACAGCGGCAATGCTGTCCGCAATATGTTTATAGCGGAAATGGCAGCCTTCGCTCTCCAGTTCATTGACAGCATCCATGAAACACCGGAACTGGACCTGGTTGGACTGGTCGTCCTTCAGGGCCAGATGGGAGTAGATGCCCTCCGGTTTCAGCCAGGGCATGGAGCAGATTTGCCGTATTTCATCCAGGCTTTCCGGACAGTCCGGGAATCCGATGCGGTGAAAACCGGTGTCGTATTTGATATGTATGACAGCCTGCTGCTTTTTTTCGGAAGCCAGGCGGTTAAGGAGCCTGGCCTGGGCCAGGGTATCAATGGTCTGGATGATGCCGTATTCCAGCACATAGGGCAGCAGACGGTCCGGTGTCAGTCCCATGATTAACACGGGATAGCCTGGATAGGCCTGTTTTAACTCCACTGCCTCGGACAGGGTGGCCACTGCCAGCAGGCTGGCTCCGTTTTCCATGATGGCAGGCGCAATGCCCAGGGCGCCGTGGCCGTAGCCGTCCGCCTTCACCACTGCCGCCACCTGGGTGCCC
Coding sequences within:
- a CDS encoding M20 metallopeptidase family protein, with translation MNIKQRTEELYPQLVRIRRELHQHPEPGFKEHWTSAYICGLLDEWGISYEFPVAGTGIVAMIQGEKPGSGNTVALRADMDALPLTEDIARPFCSLHPGHMHACGHDAHVAIALGTARILMESRSEWSGCVKFFFQPAEETTGGALPMVEAGCMESPHVDYVTGLHVMPTHETGEIEIRYGDLNASSDEIHIKVHGKSCHGAYPDTGVDAIVMAAAVINSLQTLVSRCISPLDSAVLTLGTIHGGTAGNIVAAETEMTGTLRTTDPAVREKIIDAMTRQVSCTCQAMGGSGEVVIVPGYAALINSDEIVDVLVETAEEVLGSQHIHPKKFPSLGVEDFSFFLEKAKGVFYHLGCANREKGITAPLHSQDFDIDEECLKLGVQLQAQLALKLLKRDIA
- the alr gene encoding alanine racemase → MEIPVLNEIMRDTVVEVDLDRIAFNVRQIKAMAGPGTQVAAVVKADGYGHGALGIAPAIMENGASLLAVATLSEAVELKQAYPGYPVLIMGLTPDRLLPYVLEYGIIQTIDTLAQARLLNRLASEKKQQAVIHIKYDTGFHRIGFPDCPESLDEIRQICSMPWLKPEGIYSHLALKDDQSNQVQFRCFMDAVNELESEGCHFRYKHIADSIAAVDFPEYRLDMIRAGAIVYGLKGFHKGQLDIRQALTFKTRISHITPVLKGQGVSYDYLWTAPQDTRVAALPFGYADGYPRNLRGKAMVTLRGKQVPVIGVICMDQCMIDLTDVPEAQIGDQVIIYGDGSGNTLDIDAVSRLAGTNKNEIVARLTRRPPRIYVRGNDSGTGYSSAERMTP